From a single Fulvivirga ulvae genomic region:
- a CDS encoding PorP/SprF family type IX secretion system membrane protein: MKSITIIIVQIGLFVFGIAELFAQQQFHFSQYMINPYVLNPAVGGTSDALDLKLGYRSQWQGFDGAPASYYFTGHTPLRIKSKPDPTKKIVPFHSVGALIYQDEAGPLRRLSALASYGYNLPLTPKLRLAMGLFAGVLNISIDQSKLNFGQDDEVLSYDSKTVPDASAGVWLHGDHFFLGLSSNHLFFNELNFITDSNDEKDNLTYHFHFIHGYNIPLGYAGRQGYDYYMVPSVLVKYAGSGTSPSADINLKVFRKDLMWLGASYRHKDAVAMLFGMTLFKNNGHALELGYSYDYTLSNINVFSNGSHEIVLSYKIQHKQGVLCPDNFW; encoded by the coding sequence ATGAAGAGTATAACTATAATAATAGTACAGATCGGATTATTTGTGTTTGGAATTGCTGAGCTTTTTGCGCAGCAGCAATTTCACTTTAGCCAGTATATGATAAATCCGTACGTACTGAACCCTGCAGTGGGAGGTACGTCCGACGCACTGGATTTAAAATTAGGGTACCGAAGTCAGTGGCAGGGTTTTGATGGAGCCCCTGCATCATATTACTTCACTGGTCATACACCACTAAGGATTAAATCAAAGCCTGACCCTACTAAAAAAATTGTCCCGTTTCATAGTGTAGGCGCGCTGATCTATCAGGATGAAGCCGGTCCGCTGAGGAGGCTCTCTGCTTTGGCTTCCTATGGGTACAATTTACCACTTACACCTAAACTACGCCTGGCCATGGGACTTTTTGCAGGAGTGTTAAACATTTCCATAGACCAGTCTAAGTTAAACTTCGGTCAGGACGACGAGGTACTTAGTTATGACTCCAAAACAGTGCCGGATGCAAGTGCGGGAGTATGGCTGCATGGTGATCACTTTTTTCTGGGGCTTTCGTCTAACCACCTTTTTTTTAATGAACTCAATTTTATAACAGATAGTAATGATGAAAAAGACAACCTCACCTATCACTTTCATTTTATTCATGGATACAACATCCCACTCGGATACGCCGGCAGGCAGGGGTATGATTACTATATGGTTCCTTCTGTACTGGTGAAATATGCGGGAAGTGGCACCTCTCCGTCGGCTGATATCAATTTAAAGGTGTTCAGGAAGGATCTGATGTGGCTGGGAGCATCTTACAGGCATAAAGATGCCGTAGCTATGCTTTTCGGCATGACCCTGTTCAAAAACAACGGCCATGCACTCGAATTGGGCTATTCGTATGATTATACCTTAAGCAACATCAACGTGTTCTCCAACGGCAGTCATGAGATAGTACTCAGCTATAAGATTCAACATAAACAAGGGGTTTTATGCCCGGATAATTTCTGGTGA